AGCTGCTATAATGGCAACTGCTTGTTGTCTTTGAAGCATTGCTGCTGCAATTTCTTCGGCATATGATAAATGAGTTATTCTAACTTCTTTTATTTCAAGACCTGCTTCTTTTACGCGTTGTTGCAATTCTTGTCTCATACTTTCAGCGATTTCCTGACTACTACCACGAAGTGTCTTTTCATCTGCATCATCTTCCATCGTATCATAAGGATATAATCTTGCGATATTACGAATTGTCGAATCACATTGAATTGATAAAAATGTCTTATAATTATCTACGCTAAATACAGCCTTTGTAGGATCAGCTACTCTCCAAATTACAACTGCTGCAATAATAATTGGATTCCCTAGCACATCGTTTACTTTTTGCTTCTCGTTATCAAGGGTTAATGTCTTAGTGGATATTTTCTTACCTGACATCGAAGGAATACTTGCACCTGCGGAAGTTCCTGAAGTTCCTGTTGCAATATTAATATTCGCTACTTGACCTCTAACTGGATTTATCGCGCTTGCAAATGGATTTGTAAAATAAAATCCCTCTTTTTTAATTGTACCATAATAC
This portion of the Clostridium sp. Marseille-P299 genome encodes:
- a CDS encoding SPFH domain-containing protein; the protein is MSHQEESISKVNVIEEKEIRPMGGGIILLLVVAGFVLSIVTFVLGIINIDSGNSVVGGTLLTFGIVLFIGLCFTPSGFHILNPNEALVLTLFGKYYGTIKKEGFYFTNPFASAINPVRGQVANINIATGTSGTSAGASIPSMSGKKISTKTLTLDNEKQKVNDVLGNPIIIAAVVIWRVADPTKAVFSVDNYKTFLSIQCDSTIRNIARLYPYDTMEDDADEKTLRGSSQEIAESMRQELQQRVKEAGLEIKEVRITHLSYAEEIAAAMLQRQQAVAIIAARQKIVEGAVSMVKMAIDQLGEEEIVVLDEERKAAMVSNLLVVLCGNKDAQPIVNSGSIY